The Flavobacterium sp. 123 genome contains a region encoding:
- a CDS encoding outer membrane beta-barrel family protein: MKKMQFILILVLLFTSLTNYAQQGPLARNKFKITGKVIEKISKQPLEYATITFKNTSNPKEIAGGITNVKGEFDIAVLPGIYDITIEFISFKSTQIKQKSIQENTNLGSIGLEEDASQLNEVVVRAEKTTVDIKLDKKIYNVGSDLMVKGGTVSDVLDNIPSVSVDVEGNVSLRGNENVKILIDGKPSNAININDALRLIPADAIDKVEVITNPSARYDAEGGGGLLNIVLKKGKNLGLNGTFIASTGYPKNNGLSGTVNFKSKNFNLFTNQGFNYRSSPGNMINETEYLNSDNTTKGYVIEPRKNKRLGNGYNGNFGIELFLDKSTSWTNTINYRKNNGDDTDNIFQKYYDADYVYDYTRNRINVEDNKSENVEFTTNFTKNFKKEGHKLTIDGSFSTNDDNTNALVTDSANNSDIIKLDKTLNHQTQNRNLIQTDYVLPLGKGSQFEAGYRGDFTKLLTDYQVENDGIINYNFTNTLEYKENINSLYTQYGFKANKISVLLGLRWEDSKIEVNQLSTNDFNTKKYNNFFPSAFFTYELSDKSSASISYSRRIQRPRGRMLNPFSNLSSNINIFIGNPDLDPAFTDAIDFGFIKRWDKLTFNTSLYANKTTDVFQMARRESGDFVNGTPIIITSPINVATEYRTGFEFTLNYSPYKWWKLNGNFNFFQTKTQGDFVYTNFNDVEITQNFDNTATSWFTRVTSKITLPYKIDWQTNATYNAPQTNAQGKVLGNFSANLAFSKDVLKDKGTVAFNISDVFNSRKRIMETYLPGVLNSHAEMQWRERQFTLSFTYRFNKQKVEREKQPKKNMNEGGGDMEFQG, translated from the coding sequence ATGAAAAAAATGCAATTCATTTTAATCCTTGTGCTCCTTTTTACAAGCCTAACCAATTATGCGCAACAAGGACCTTTAGCTAGAAACAAATTTAAAATTACAGGTAAAGTAATTGAAAAAATAAGCAAACAACCGCTTGAATATGCAACCATAACATTCAAAAACACAAGTAATCCGAAGGAAATTGCTGGCGGAATAACTAATGTCAAAGGAGAATTTGACATTGCAGTATTACCTGGTATATATGACATTACAATCGAATTTATTTCTTTCAAATCAACACAAATCAAACAAAAAAGTATTCAAGAAAACACTAATTTAGGATCAATTGGTTTAGAAGAAGATGCTTCACAATTAAATGAAGTTGTAGTTAGAGCTGAAAAAACAACTGTTGACATAAAATTAGACAAAAAAATATACAATGTTGGTAGTGATTTAATGGTAAAAGGAGGAACAGTAAGCGATGTTTTAGACAATATTCCTTCTGTTTCTGTTGATGTTGAAGGAAATGTCAGCCTTCGAGGAAATGAAAATGTAAAGATTCTTATTGATGGAAAACCGTCAAATGCAATAAATATTAATGATGCATTAAGACTAATCCCTGCAGACGCAATAGATAAAGTAGAAGTTATTACAAACCCATCAGCAAGATATGATGCTGAAGGTGGCGGCGGATTATTAAATATTGTTTTGAAAAAAGGAAAAAATTTAGGTTTAAATGGAACATTTATAGCCTCTACAGGATATCCGAAAAATAACGGATTAAGTGGAACCGTAAACTTCAAATCTAAAAATTTCAACTTGTTTACCAATCAAGGCTTCAATTATAGAAGTAGTCCTGGAAACATGATTAACGAAACGGAATACCTGAATTCAGACAATACGACTAAAGGTTATGTAATTGAACCTAGAAAAAACAAACGTCTTGGTAATGGATACAATGGAAATTTTGGTATTGAATTGTTTTTAGACAAATCTACTTCTTGGACCAATACCATCAATTATAGAAAAAATAATGGTGATGATACTGATAATATCTTCCAAAAATATTATGATGCTGATTATGTGTATGATTACACTCGAAATCGTATTAATGTAGAAGACAATAAAAGTGAAAATGTAGAATTTACAACCAACTTCACAAAAAATTTCAAAAAAGAGGGACATAAACTTACTATAGATGGATCATTTTCAACAAATGATGACAATACTAATGCTTTAGTTACTGATTCAGCTAACAATTCGGATATTATAAAATTAGACAAAACCCTTAACCATCAAACTCAAAACAGAAACTTAATACAGACTGATTATGTTTTGCCTTTGGGAAAAGGAAGCCAATTTGAAGCGGGTTATCGTGGTGATTTTACCAAATTACTAACGGATTATCAAGTGGAAAATGACGGGATAATTAACTATAATTTCACCAATACTTTAGAGTATAAAGAAAATATAAATTCATTGTATACTCAATATGGCTTCAAAGCCAATAAAATATCTGTTCTTCTAGGATTACGTTGGGAAGATTCAAAAATTGAAGTAAATCAATTGTCAACGAATGATTTTAACACTAAAAAATACAATAATTTTTTCCCAAGTGCCTTTTTTACTTATGAGCTTTCAGACAAAAGTAGCGCTTCTATAAGTTATAGTAGAAGAATCCAAAGACCTAGAGGTAGAATGTTAAATCCATTTAGCAACTTATCTAGTAACATCAATATATTCATTGGAAACCCTGATTTAGATCCTGCTTTCACAGATGCAATTGATTTTGGTTTTATCAAAAGATGGGATAAATTAACTTTTAATACTTCCTTGTATGCCAATAAAACTACTGATGTTTTTCAAATGGCAAGAAGAGAATCTGGTGATTTTGTAAATGGAACACCTATAATTATAACTTCGCCTATTAATGTTGCTACAGAATATAGAACTGGTTTTGAATTTACCTTAAACTATTCTCCATACAAATGGTGGAAATTAAATGGAAACTTTAATTTTTTCCAAACTAAAACACAAGGTGATTTTGTTTATACTAATTTTAATGATGTTGAGATTACTCAAAATTTTGATAACACTGCCACATCTTGGTTTACTCGTGTAACGTCTAAAATAACTTTGCCATATAAGATTGACTGGCAAACTAATGCTACTTATAATGCGCCTCAAACAAACGCTCAAGGTAAAGTATTAGGAAACTTTAGTGCAAACTTAGCTTTTAGTAAAGATGTTTTGAAAGACAAAGGTACAGTTGCATTTAATATCAGTGACGTGTTTAACTCTAGAAAAAGAATCATGGAGACCTATCTTCCTGGAGTACTAAATTCTCATGCTGAAATGCAATGGAGAGAAAGACAGTTTACATTGTCATTTACGTATCGATTCAACAAACAGAAAGTTGAAAGAGAAAAACAGCCTAAGAAAAATATGAATGAAGGCGGCGGTGATATGGAATTTCAAGGATAA
- the arsC gene encoding arsenate reductase (glutaredoxin) (This arsenate reductase requires both glutathione and glutaredoxin to convert arsenate to arsenite, after which the efflux transporter formed by ArsA and ArsB can extrude the arsenite from the cell, providing resistance.), producing the protein MIQIYHNPRCGKSRNCLAFIVETGQEFEVIKYLEETLSFQELASIIKKLNCKPINLVRVKEKIWIDNYKDKSLTDDEIIQAMVDNPILIERPIVIKGEKAIIGRVIDEVSEFI; encoded by the coding sequence ATGATACAAATATATCATAATCCACGCTGTGGGAAATCAAGAAACTGCTTAGCTTTTATAGTAGAGACTGGGCAAGAATTCGAAGTTATTAAATATTTAGAAGAAACGCTTAGCTTTCAAGAATTAGCTTCTATTATTAAAAAACTAAATTGTAAACCCATTAATCTTGTCAGAGTCAAAGAAAAAATTTGGATTGATAATTACAAAGACAAATCATTAACAGATGATGAAATTATTCAAGCCATGGTCGACAATCCAATTCTTATTGAACGACCAATTGTAATTAAAGGTGAAAAAGCAATTATAGGAAGGGTAATTGATGAGGTTTCCGAATTCATTTAA
- a CDS encoding CPBP family intramembrane glutamic endopeptidase, translating into MFIEQGINPENKFWKYILGSLLIIFTSFIGQIPLILGILYKTYTSKKAYPKNNDEVMRFLEPNLTLFLLMISFVFTLAGIYFVVRYLHNQTMLSVTTSRNKIDWNRVFFSFSIWGAFTIVSTFLFYWYNPDDFVINFKPIPFAILVVIGTFLIPIQTTTEEYVFRGYLMQGFANLSKNKWFPLLMTSVIFGAMHLSNPEVIKMGNIILLYYIGTGFFLGIITLMDEGMELALGFHAANNLVSAILVTSDWSAFQTHSFFKDVSNPSASLDVLLPVFIIFPILLKIFSSKYHWNNWKEKLTGKIKY; encoded by the coding sequence ATGTTTATTGAACAAGGAATAAACCCCGAGAATAAGTTTTGGAAATATATTTTAGGATCGTTATTAATTATTTTCACCTCTTTTATAGGTCAAATCCCATTGATATTGGGGATTTTATATAAAACGTATACTAGTAAAAAAGCGTATCCAAAGAATAATGATGAAGTGATGCGTTTTTTAGAACCTAATTTGACTTTGTTTTTATTAATGATTTCTTTTGTTTTTACTCTTGCAGGAATTTATTTTGTAGTTCGGTATTTACACAATCAAACAATGCTTTCGGTCACTACATCAAGAAATAAAATCGATTGGAATAGAGTGTTTTTTTCTTTTTCAATCTGGGGTGCTTTTACAATAGTTAGTACTTTTTTATTTTATTGGTATAATCCAGATGATTTTGTAATTAATTTCAAACCCATTCCTTTTGCTATTTTGGTCGTTATAGGAACGTTTTTAATTCCGATACAAACAACTACTGAAGAATATGTTTTTAGAGGATATTTGATGCAAGGTTTTGCTAATCTTTCTAAAAATAAATGGTTTCCATTGCTTATGACATCTGTTATTTTTGGAGCTATGCATCTTTCAAATCCAGAAGTTATCAAAATGGGAAACATAATTTTATTATATTATATAGGAACAGGCTTTTTTCTTGGAATCATCACTTTGATGGATGAAGGAATGGAATTAGCGCTAGGTTTTCATGCCGCTAATAATTTAGTTAGCGCAATATTAGTTACTTCTGATTGGTCTGCATTTCAAACCCATTCTTTTTTTAAGGATGTTTCAAATCCTTCGGCTTCTTTGGATGTTTTATTGCCAGTTTTTATTATTTTCCCTATCTTGCTCAAAATTTTTTCGAGCAAATATCATTGGAATAATTGGAAAGAAAAACTCACAGGTAAAATAAAATATTAG
- a CDS encoding AMP-binding protein, with product MNNPTYHNVHNKFKLNGYHLTKEDLIRVAYSFIKEGDYFEKPLGVFILDWFDDRSYLEINTSGSTGTPKIIQVEKQAMVNSALATGDFFGLEPGKKILHCLPTNYVAGKMMFVRAFILGLEMEFVAPSSNPLEGIDETFDFCGMVPLQAKNSLKDLHKIKKLIIGGVKVHKSLEQELVKLPIEIYETYGMTETITHIAAKKIGEEAFTVLPNVTVSVDERHCLVIDAKNISEEKIVTNDIVKIISDTQFVWVGRYDNVINSGGIKLIPEQIEEKLSTLIPRRYFVFGESDATLGEKLVLYIEGEPIKIDESVFDVLDKYERPKEVKFIPSFKQTATGKIIRSESLDSIKA from the coding sequence ATGAATAACCCAACTTATCACAACGTTCACAACAAATTCAAATTAAATGGCTATCATTTAACAAAAGAAGATCTAATTAGAGTTGCCTATTCTTTTATTAAAGAAGGAGACTATTTTGAAAAACCATTAGGTGTTTTTATCTTGGATTGGTTTGATGATAGATCGTATTTAGAAATAAACACTTCAGGATCTACAGGAACTCCTAAAATTATTCAAGTGGAGAAACAAGCTATGGTGAATTCTGCTTTAGCTACGGGTGATTTCTTTGGTTTAGAGCCAGGTAAGAAAATATTACATTGTTTACCAACTAATTATGTAGCCGGTAAAATGATGTTTGTAAGAGCATTTATTTTAGGATTAGAAATGGAGTTTGTGGCTCCAAGTTCAAATCCATTAGAAGGAATTGATGAAACATTTGATTTCTGTGGAATGGTTCCTTTACAAGCAAAAAATTCTTTAAAAGATCTTCACAAGATTAAAAAATTAATTATTGGTGGAGTAAAAGTGCATAAATCTTTAGAGCAAGAATTAGTAAAATTGCCTATCGAGATTTATGAAACATATGGTATGACGGAAACAATTACCCATATTGCTGCTAAAAAAATTGGCGAAGAAGCTTTTACAGTTTTGCCTAATGTAACTGTTTCTGTTGACGAAAGACACTGTTTAGTTATTGATGCAAAAAACATAAGTGAAGAAAAAATTGTCACTAACGATATCGTAAAAATAATTTCTGATACTCAATTTGTATGGGTTGGCCGATATGATAATGTTATTAATAGTGGTGGTATCAAATTAATACCTGAACAAATTGAAGAAAAATTATCTACTTTAATTCCAAGAAGATATTTTGTTTTTGGAGAATCAGACGCTACACTAGGTGAGAAATTAGTTCTTTATATTGAAGGAGAACCAATTAAAATTGATGAATCTGTTTTTGATGTTTTGGATAAATACGAAAGACCTAAAGAAGTTAAATTTATTCCAAGTTTCAAACAAACTGCTACGGGTAAAATTATCAGAAGCGAAAGTTTAGATTCAATAAAAGCTTAA
- a CDS encoding DoxX family protein, with translation MNNVKRLNKWANAHTYFPVDLLRIALGVFLFVKGISFITNVQYLQDLISPIDTMGGGMFLVHYIAPAHMVGGIMIVFGLLTRWAIIAQLPILLGAITVNLIGNMHSQSILLAFLTLGVCLFFLFYGSGKNSADYYFKMQE, from the coding sequence ATGAATAATGTAAAAAGACTAAATAAGTGGGCCAATGCGCATACTTATTTTCCGGTAGATTTATTACGAATAGCACTTGGTGTTTTTTTATTCGTAAAAGGCATTTCTTTTATTACAAATGTCCAATATCTTCAAGATCTAATATCTCCAATAGACACAATGGGTGGCGGTATGTTCCTAGTACACTATATTGCTCCAGCACATATGGTAGGCGGTATAATGATTGTATTTGGTTTATTAACTAGATGGGCAATAATCGCACAATTGCCTATTTTATTAGGTGCAATAACCGTAAACTTAATAGGTAATATGCATTCTCAAAGTATTTTACTTGCTTTCCTTACCTTGGGAGTTTGTCTGTTTTTCCTTTTTTACGGAAGTGGAAAAAATTCAGCAGATTACTATTTTAAAATGCAAGAATAA
- a CDS encoding acyl-CoA carboxylase subunit beta, which produces MDLNFNKNEDHNKLLLASLRQKFTIVKLGGGEKRIEKLHAEGKMTARERIDYLLDAKAKSIEIGAFVGEGMYKEHGGCPSGGVVVKIGYIKGKQCIVVANDATVKAGAWFPITAKKNLRAQEIAMENKLPIIYLVDSAGVYLPLQDEIFPDKEHFGRIFRNNALMSSMGITQISAVMGSCVAGGAYLPIMSDEALIVDKTGSIFLAGSYLVKAAIGENIDNETLGGATTHCEISGVTDYKAKDDKDALDKIKNIVDKIGDFDKAGFNRIPSEKPALDEKEIYGLLPKARNEQYDMMEIINRLVDNSEFEAYKDGYGQTIITGYARIDGWAVGIVANQRKVVKTKTGEMQFGGVIYSDSADKATRFIANCNQKKIPLLFIQDVTGFMVGSKSEHGGIIKDGAKMVNAVSNSVVPKFTVIVGNSYGAGNYAMCGKAYDPRLIFAWPSAELAVMGGTQAAKVLAQIEASSLKAKGELVDETKENELFAKIKARYDEQVSPYYAASRLWTDAIIDPLETRTWISMGIEAANHAPIEKKFNLGVIQV; this is translated from the coding sequence ATGGATTTGAACTTCAATAAAAACGAAGACCACAATAAACTTTTACTAGCCTCTTTGCGTCAAAAATTTACTATTGTTAAATTAGGTGGTGGTGAAAAACGCATTGAAAAATTACATGCTGAAGGTAAAATGACAGCCAGAGAACGGATTGATTATTTACTTGACGCCAAAGCAAAAAGTATAGAAATTGGCGCATTTGTGGGAGAAGGAATGTACAAAGAACACGGGGGTTGCCCTTCGGGAGGAGTTGTTGTCAAAATAGGATATATAAAAGGAAAGCAATGTATTGTTGTTGCTAATGATGCTACAGTAAAAGCTGGAGCTTGGTTTCCAATTACTGCCAAAAAAAATCTACGTGCCCAAGAAATTGCTATGGAAAACAAATTACCCATTATTTATTTAGTAGATAGTGCGGGCGTTTATTTACCATTGCAAGATGAAATTTTTCCAGATAAGGAACATTTTGGACGCATATTCAGAAACAATGCTTTGATGAGCAGTATGGGAATTACCCAAATTTCTGCCGTTATGGGAAGCTGTGTTGCTGGTGGTGCTTATCTTCCTATTATGAGCGATGAAGCGCTAATTGTAGATAAAACGGGGAGTATTTTCTTAGCCGGAAGTTATTTAGTAAAAGCGGCAATTGGTGAAAATATTGATAACGAAACTTTAGGTGGCGCAACTACTCATTGTGAAATTTCAGGTGTTACGGATTACAAAGCAAAAGACGATAAAGATGCTTTGGATAAAATTAAAAATATAGTTGACAAAATAGGTGATTTTGACAAAGCAGGTTTTAATCGTATTCCATCTGAAAAACCAGCATTAGACGAAAAAGAAATATACGGACTATTACCCAAAGCCCGCAACGAACAATACGATATGATGGAAATTATCAATAGATTAGTTGATAATTCTGAGTTTGAAGCCTACAAAGATGGCTACGGACAAACCATAATTACCGGCTATGCTAGAATTGATGGCTGGGCTGTAGGTATTGTTGCTAATCAACGAAAAGTAGTTAAAACTAAAACTGGTGAAATGCAATTTGGTGGAGTAATTTATTCGGATAGCGCTGATAAAGCCACACGATTTATTGCAAATTGTAACCAAAAGAAAATCCCTCTACTATTCATCCAAGATGTAACTGGTTTTATGGTAGGATCAAAATCAGAACACGGTGGAATTATTAAAGACGGCGCAAAAATGGTAAATGCGGTATCAAATTCTGTTGTGCCTAAATTTACAGTTATTGTTGGGAATTCATACGGAGCTGGAAATTATGCAATGTGTGGAAAAGCATATGATCCAAGACTAATCTTTGCTTGGCCAAGTGCAGAGCTTGCCGTTATGGGTGGCACTCAAGCTGCCAAAGTATTAGCACAAATCGAAGCTTCGTCATTAAAAGCAAAAGGAGAATTGGTAGACGAAACCAAAGAAAATGAATTATTTGCTAAAATTAAAGCGCGTTATGACGAACAAGTTTCTCCATATTATGCTGCTTCTCGATTATGGACTGACGCTATTATCGACCCTTTGGAAACTAGAACTTGGATTTCAATGGGTATTGAAGCTGCAAACCACGCACCCATTGAAAAAAAATTTAATTTAGGCGTCATCCAAGTCTAA